The following proteins are encoded in a genomic region of Oncorhynchus kisutch isolate 150728-3 linkage group LG6, Okis_V2, whole genome shotgun sequence:
- the LOC109883314 gene encoding tetraspanin-16 has protein sequence MTPVGQADTDSWQQVGLNSSRPKSSGPIKKGRTCKMARHDKLYTWMRYLMLLLCVILVISGFVLLGLGAWIRYGAATFVDVLGPYSSQLIYISYICIGMGSVLSFTGLIGCCGAWKENRFFIMLFFFIVTMLFVAEIIGTIFVLTYRNLVSLVVRDASKNSLMTVYMGPAATDPISTAWNTVMVKFKCCGFENTTVDFKGSVFSTTTGLNYPKTCCVNKTLADCDGITITPSLIQPQSCFGKVITVIREQSVILGSAAGCICMMELSSMILAMVLFVKLGLMRHPW, from the exons ATGACACCTGTTggccaggcagacacagacagttgGCAGCAAGTAGGCCTTAATAGCAGTAGGCCTAAATCGTCTGGACCTATTAAAA AAGGTCGAACTTGCAAAATGGCTAGACATGACAAACTGTACACATGGATGCGGTATTTGATGTTGCTGCTTTGTGTGATACTTGTT aTAAGTGGCTTTGTGCTGCTGGGACTTGGCGCATGGATTAGATATGGAGCAGCTACGTTTGTGGATGTCCTGGGCCCCTACTCGTCTCAGCTCATCTACATCAGCTACATCTGTATTGGTATGGGCTCAGTGCTGTCTTTCACGGGCCTCATCGGCTGCTGTGGGGCTTGGAAAGAGAACCGCTTCTTTATCATGCTG TTTTTCTTCATCGTGACAATGCTATTTGTTGCTGAAATCATTGGGACTATTTTTGTCTTGACGTACCGGAATCTG GTTAGCTTAGTGGTACGTGATGCAAGCAAGAATTCCCTGATGACTGTCTATATGGGCCCAGCGGCAACAGACCCAATCTCAACAGCATGGAACACAGTCATGGTCAAG TTCAAATGCTGTGGTTTTGAGAACACGACTGTAGATTTCAAGGGCTCTGTGTTCAGTACAACCACGGGTTTGAACTACCCTAAGACTTGCTGCGTGAACAAGACCCTTGCAGACTGTGACGGTATCACCATCACTCCAAGTCTGATCCAACCACAG AGCTGCTTTGGTAAGGTCATCACAGTGATCAGAGAGCAGAGTGTCATCCTGGGATCAGCAGCTGGCTGCATATGTATGATGGAG TTATCCTCCATGATCCTTGCCATGGTTTTGTTTGTGAAGTTGGGGCTCATGAGGCATCCATGGTGA